From the Actinomycetota bacterium genome, one window contains:
- a CDS encoding Rieske (2Fe-2S) protein, translating into MTEIPTLTRRGLIVAGSATVAGASAFALAACSPSAEEPDSTASEPAGLQPGTELALLADVPVGGSLGVQVDGSAILLSQPEEGEAMAFSAICRHQGCVVAAAGASFDCPCHGSRYDAATGAVLNGPSTLPLIPIEVTVSDGRVVVA; encoded by the coding sequence GTGACTGAGATTCCGACCCTGACCCGCCGTGGACTGATTGTGGCGGGCAGCGCCACGGTGGCGGGCGCTTCCGCCTTCGCCCTGGCTGCCTGCTCCCCCTCGGCTGAGGAGCCGGACAGCACGGCATCGGAGCCGGCCGGACTGCAGCCCGGTACCGAGCTCGCATTGCTCGCCGACGTTCCGGTCGGCGGCTCACTGGGCGTTCAGGTTGATGGCTCGGCCATCCTGCTGTCGCAGCCGGAGGAAGGCGAAGCGATGGCATTCAGCGCGATCTGCCGCCATCAGGGCTGCGTGGTGGCCGCCGCCGGGGCGTCGTTCGATTGCCCGTGCCACGGGTCCCGCTATGACGCCGCGACCGGTGCCGTGCTGAATGGGCCGTCGACCCTGCCCCTCATTCCGATCGAGGTGACGGTCAGCGACGGCCGGGTTGTGGTCGCCTGA